TACTTTTTTCCATATATACTGCCTCCCGAAAAGCTCACTTCTAAAATTATCTTTTGTCTATTATACTTCATCAGCCTAAAGAATGGAAGAAAAAATTTTGTGTACAGAGTTCCTGTTCAAACCTTGTAACGCACATTTCCGTAAAATTTATAGTCTCCGATACTTTCCTCACAGGCGATAGGCAACGGTCAAAACATCAGGTTTGCACCTGACATTTTAACCGCATATCAGCCCTGATTATCACAGTATCCCTGCTGGCTGTTCAGCCCATGCTTTTTCGCATATTCACTGGCTTTCTGTCTGCGTTCCTCGCTGTAAGGCGGCAGGAAGCGGATAGACAGACGGAACTTTGCCAGCACATAAGAAACACCGCCTTGAACATTGGATTTTTCCAGTCGGCAAAGGTCAGGGTACTTCTTAGCAAAAGCAGCCAACCTCTTTTTCAATCCGGCGTTGTGGGTGTAGATATTTGCCTTGTCCTCGCCCTCATTAAAGAGAACGATTGTTTCTTTCTCAATCTTCGTCAGTCTCGTCATAGCAGCCCTCCCTACGGTTTTTCAACACCCTCAGCCTGCGGTAAAAGCAACGATACCACCTTTCAACACCCTCAGCACTCAGCTTGACGGAAAGCATATAAAACAGCTTCTTCGCCACCGGATCGGGTGCAAGGGCAGCCACCATACGCAAACGCTCGACAGTTGCTTTCAGGTTCGGACAGCCAAAGGCATAAAGGGCTTCCATTTCATTCCGGTTCATCTTCATTGTGTTTTCCTCCTTAAAGTTTGATAAATGAAAAGCGACAGACACTTCATAAGGAAATACCTGTCGCTTCGTTGACGATATAAAATTGTTGGTTTTGGACTTGATAAAATCAGCAGTAAATCATTTCCTGTCTGATGATTTCTTCGGCTCGGTTACGGATAGAGTTCATGGACTGTACCCACAACATCTGATTGTCTGCTTTCATGGTTTCGGTCACACCCTCGGCTTGTTTCATCTGCTCAATGATAAGGCTGCACCTTTCCGCTGCCTGTTTGTTCAGGTCAGCAAGGTAAGTATGCAGTTCGCCGGATAAACAGAGGGCAGATAACCTTGCAGGGCGGTACTGCTCCAAATATGTCCTGTGCAGTCTGCCCCACATACCGATAGGGCGGTGTTCCTCCGGCAGCTTCAAGTCCGGCACATAGTAATCGCCCACAAGAACATAGTCCAGACCATTGCTTTCATCATGGATTCGTGGTTTCAATTCTGTCATGCTATTTTTTCTCCTTTCACTTTTTGCCGATTTGATTTGCTTGTGGCGTTCTGTTCAACACACACATTGCTATCAGAGCTTTTTTCTTCTGCTATACGCTCATGCTCCGCAAAT
This window of the Mediterraneibacter gnavus ATCC 29149 genome carries:
- a CDS encoding TnpV protein, producing the protein MTELKPRIHDESNGLDYVLVGDYYVPDLKLPEEHRPIGMWGRLHRTYLEQYRPARLSALCLSGELHTYLADLNKQAAERCSLIIEQMKQAEGVTETMKADNQMLWVQSMNSIRNRAEEIIRQEMIYC